In Candidatus Defluviilinea proxima, a single genomic region encodes these proteins:
- a CDS encoding ABC transporter substrate-binding protein, translated as MSRILFLFAIFASLFGPVSCTQQPTLSSTEQLGPVDETKPEKTYEDLIIGFAQLGAESEWRVANTNSIKETAEQLGVELRFYDAQQKQENQIEAVRKLIVQKVDVIGISPIVETGWDEVFQEAKDAGIPIIVVDRRADVPDDLYVSYLGSDFLEEGRNSARVMAELVNGNANLVELAGTPGSAPANDRYRGFREVIKDYPGIKVIDSQTGDFTLAGGREVMMGFLEKYGKQITAVFAHNDDMALGAIQAIEEYGLRPGVDIKIVSVDAARGAFEAMIAGKLNATIECNPLLGPSFFELALRVVNGQSIPKRVPSVEGIFFPENASEILLTRKY; from the coding sequence ATGTCACGTATTTTGTTTTTGTTCGCCATTTTCGCGTCTTTGTTTGGACCTGTGAGCTGTACGCAACAACCCACGCTTTCTTCTACCGAACAGCTTGGTCCCGTTGATGAGACCAAACCCGAGAAAACCTATGAGGATCTTATTATCGGTTTTGCACAATTGGGCGCTGAAAGTGAATGGCGAGTAGCAAATACCAACTCGATCAAAGAGACAGCAGAACAATTGGGTGTAGAACTCCGTTTTTATGATGCCCAACAAAAGCAGGAAAATCAGATCGAAGCGGTACGCAAACTCATTGTACAAAAGGTAGATGTGATTGGAATTTCTCCTATTGTTGAAACGGGGTGGGATGAAGTGTTCCAGGAAGCCAAGGATGCAGGTATCCCCATTATCGTAGTGGATCGGCGTGCAGATGTCCCTGATGATTTGTATGTATCTTATCTTGGCTCGGACTTCCTTGAGGAAGGACGTAATTCGGCCCGGGTGATGGCTGAACTGGTAAACGGGAACGCAAACCTTGTTGAACTGGCAGGGACACCAGGGTCCGCGCCTGCCAATGACCGTTATAGAGGCTTCCGCGAAGTTATAAAAGATTACCCAGGCATAAAGGTCATCGATTCGCAGACGGGTGATTTCACTTTGGCAGGGGGGAGGGAGGTCATGATGGGTTTTCTGGAAAAATATGGGAAGCAGATCACTGCTGTATTTGCTCATAATGACGATATGGCACTTGGCGCGATTCAAGCCATTGAAGAATATGGGCTCAGGCCCGGGGTGGATATCAAGATCGTTTCCGTGGATGCAGCTAGAGGGGCGTTTGAGGCGATGATCGCTGGCAAATTAAATGCGACCATAGAATGTAACCCCTTATTAGGTCCATCATTTTTTGAACTGGCTTTAAGAGTTGTTAATGGTCAATCGATACCTAAAAGGGTGCCTTCGGTCGAAGGGATCTTTTTTCCAGAGAATGCAAGCGAGATTTTGCTGACCCGTAAGTATTAA
- a CDS encoding ABC transporter substrate-binding protein, with protein MSKKLLFNLLAVLMLASLMLSACGSPAPVATEEAPAAATEAPAAATEAPAAATEAPAKTTYTYADMTLCYPQLGAESDWRTANTASFKETAEQLGVKLVFSDAQQKQENQISAMRACIQQGVDVIALPPVVEDGWDAVLQEAKDAEIPVIIVDRSVSADKSLYVSHIGSDMVLEGRKSGEEMNKLLPEGGNVLEISGTTGSGAATGRAKGFRETLNANITILDSQTGNFNPTEAKPVAEAFLKKYAGQIDGFFIHNDGMAQAVVEALKAAGVKPGEIKIVSVDGTRGGFQMMIDGWVQADVECNPLLGPQVMEMALKLMNGEQIEAEVLTNETVYYPDNAAELLPTRKY; from the coding sequence ATGTCTAAGAAATTGCTTTTCAACTTGCTGGCTGTTTTGATGCTGGCTAGCCTCATGCTTTCCGCCTGTGGTTCCCCGGCTCCTGTTGCCACCGAAGAAGCCCCCGCTGCTGCAACCGAAGCTCCTGCCGCTGCTACTGAAGCCCCCGCCGCTGCAACCGAAGCTCCTGCGAAAACAACCTACACCTACGCTGACATGACTTTGTGCTACCCTCAGCTTGGTGCAGAGAGTGACTGGCGCACTGCCAATACCGCTTCCTTCAAGGAAACCGCTGAACAGTTGGGTGTGAAATTGGTCTTTTCTGATGCTCAACAGAAGCAGGAAAACCAGATCTCTGCCATGCGCGCTTGTATTCAACAAGGCGTGGATGTGATCGCTCTGCCCCCAGTCGTTGAAGATGGTTGGGATGCAGTCCTTCAAGAAGCCAAAGATGCAGAAATTCCTGTCATCATTGTTGATCGTTCCGTCTCTGCTGACAAGTCCCTGTATGTTTCCCACATCGGTTCCGACATGGTGTTGGAAGGTAGAAAATCTGGCGAAGAAATGAACAAGTTGCTGCCCGAAGGTGGTAACGTTCTTGAAATTAGTGGTACCACTGGCTCCGGCGCTGCAACTGGCCGTGCTAAGGGCTTCCGCGAAACACTCAATGCTAACATCACGATTTTGGACTCCCAGACTGGTAACTTCAACCCGACTGAAGCCAAGCCCGTTGCTGAAGCTTTCTTGAAGAAATACGCTGGCCAGATCGACGGCTTCTTCATCCACAATGATGGTATGGCTCAGGCCGTTGTCGAAGCTTTGAAGGCCGCTGGTGTGAAACCCGGTGAAATCAAGATCGTGTCTGTCGATGGTACCCGTGGTGGTTTCCAGATGATGATTGATGGTTGGGTACAGGCCGACGTTGAATGCAATCCTCTGCTTGGACCGCAGGTCATGGAAATGGCTCTCAAACTTATGAACGGCGAACAGATCGAAGCCGAAGTTCTCACCAACGAGACCGTTTACTATCCTGACAATGCGGCTGAATTGCTCCCGACCCGCAAGTACTAA
- a CDS encoding sugar ABC transporter ATP-binding protein, with protein sequence MADSQNILNMKGIKKSFPGVAALEDVDFSLRKGEVHALIGENGAGKSTLIKVLTGVEHPDAGSIELDGNLIHVRSPQHSQELGISTVYQEINLCTNISVAENIMLGFEPRNFFGIDWKKLNAMARQAMKRLDVDIDVTQPLGNFSVAIQQMVAIVRSLEVASAKILILDEPTSSLDVNETAQLFDVIRKLKSEGIGIVFVTHFLDQVYTITDRITVLRNGKLVGTYNTASLPRIELISKMLGRSLTDLDEVSKAKQKSEQNKKDKEVLVEAKGLGLSGSIEPIDLELHANEVVGLAGLLGSGRTEIANLIFGIDAPDSGSLTIRGKKITHFSPLESLENGIALCPEDRKAEGIVGDLTIRENIILALQARYGWFKFISTQKQYEIAKKYIELLGIATPSPDQLVKNLSGGNQQKVILARWLATDPQVLILDEPTRGIDVGAKAEIQKLVLELVEEGKSIIFISSELEEVLRTSNRIIVLRDHKKAAEYSGDVDDHTIIQTMAGIL encoded by the coding sequence ATGGCAGATTCTCAAAACATTCTAAATATGAAAGGGATCAAGAAATCCTTTCCTGGTGTTGCAGCCCTTGAGGATGTCGATTTTTCCCTGCGAAAAGGGGAAGTCCATGCCTTGATAGGCGAGAATGGAGCGGGGAAATCCACTTTGATCAAAGTTTTGACGGGGGTAGAGCATCCTGATGCAGGTTCCATTGAATTGGATGGCAACCTGATACACGTTAGATCTCCTCAGCATTCTCAGGAACTTGGTATTAGCACGGTGTATCAGGAAATTAATCTGTGCACGAATATCTCGGTCGCTGAAAATATTATGCTTGGTTTTGAACCTCGTAACTTTTTCGGCATTGATTGGAAAAAACTAAATGCTATGGCCCGTCAGGCAATGAAAAGGCTTGACGTTGATATTGATGTTACACAACCGTTGGGAAATTTTTCAGTCGCCATTCAACAAATGGTGGCAATCGTTCGTTCTCTTGAAGTTGCTTCTGCGAAAATCTTAATTCTCGATGAACCCACATCAAGTTTGGATGTTAATGAAACTGCCCAACTTTTCGATGTGATACGTAAGCTAAAAAGTGAGGGGATAGGTATCGTTTTCGTTACTCATTTTCTTGACCAGGTTTATACAATAACTGACCGCATTACTGTGTTGCGTAACGGTAAATTGGTTGGCACTTATAATACGGCTTCGTTGCCTCGCATTGAACTGATTAGCAAAATGCTAGGGCGCAGTTTAACTGATCTGGATGAAGTGTCAAAGGCCAAACAAAAAAGTGAACAAAATAAGAAGGATAAAGAAGTCCTTGTTGAAGCGAAGGGACTAGGCCTCTCAGGTTCCATAGAACCGATCGATTTAGAGCTACATGCGAATGAGGTCGTTGGACTTGCTGGGTTATTAGGGTCAGGCCGTACTGAAATCGCAAACCTGATTTTTGGTATTGATGCTCCTGATTCGGGTTCTCTCACAATAAGGGGTAAAAAGATCACGCATTTTTCACCTTTGGAATCTCTTGAGAATGGTATCGCCTTATGTCCTGAAGACCGTAAAGCAGAGGGTATTGTAGGGGATCTAACAATTCGGGAAAATATTATTCTGGCGTTACAGGCGCGTTATGGATGGTTTAAATTCATAAGTACTCAGAAACAATATGAAATTGCCAAAAAGTATATAGAACTTTTGGGAATTGCCACTCCATCGCCAGATCAGCTGGTCAAAAACTTAAGTGGTGGGAATCAACAAAAAGTCATTCTGGCGCGCTGGCTTGCAACAGACCCTCAGGTGTTGATCTTGGATGAACCCACCCGCGGTATTGATGTAGGGGCGAAAGCTGAAATTCAAAAGTTGGTATTGGAATTGGTTGAGGAAGGCAAGTCGATCATTTTCATATCCTCTGAGTTGGAAGAAGTACTGCGCACCAGTAACCGCATTATCGTACTGCGAGACCATAAGAAAGCCGCTGAATATTCCGGCGATGTAGATGATCACAC